In Paenibacillus durus, the DNA window CATAGACGTCGCCCGCCAGCATAATAAGGTCAGCACGCTCCTCATCGGCAATGGCGACCAGTTCGTCAACGAACGCCTCCTGCTCCTTCTGCCTGCTTCTTCCTTCCAGCGTACGGCCCAAATGCCAGTCGCCCGTATGCAAAATCCGCATCTTCCGCCTCTTTCCTGCCCCTACCCGGGCGAATGTAAAATTTCACAAACATCATATTTTGCAAATCATCAGCATTAAAAACCAATCTCCCCCAGCCGCCGGGCCTTATTAGTCGCCCACTTCGTCAGAGTAAAAGGACTGTCAAGGTTCATGGAGAGTTTAATGATATAAGTTTACAGCACGACCGGCTCAACTTCAGAAAATGTCCAAAAACTCCCGGCATCCTCCACGCTATGCACGGACGGCATGACCGCCGTCAAAGAAATACAGCCATGCTTCGGCAATCTCTTCCCCCAAAATATCGCGAAGCGCCTGCGAGTACAGGCTAAGCTGGTAACTGTATCTCTCCTTCAGGGCTTTCAGCCCGCCCCGATGCTCAAGAACCGCATCACTCTTGTAATCCAGCAGGATCAGCCGCCCTTCCTCTCGGAAAAGACAATCGATCACCCCTTGGATAAGAACGGATGAAGAAGCCCCGCCGCTCTGTCCAAGAAGCTCCGCAGACGCTCTGTCCAGAACCTCAAGGCCACGGTATGCTTCGGATGCGGGCACCAAATAACTGAAAGGCATTTCCCTTCTCTTCCATGGTGAAGCCAACAGCCTGCGGCCGAGCGGATGCTCGTAAAAAGCCGCCGCTTTCTCCGGCTCGACTGCCGCCACCTGCTCTTCCGTCAAAATACCGAGCTGCTGCAGCCTGTCCAGCGTCCCTTTCACTTCCACAAGGCCGACATCTCCTTCCAGCGGGATATGCTGCATGACGGTATGATATACCGTCCCGCGTTCCGCCGGCGTTATGCTGCGCTGCTCCATGAACCTCGGACGCCGCAAATGCAGGCTGTCGGCAGCGGTAGCGATGCGCTCCTTCGCTAAAGGGAGTCCCTCTTCCAGTAGATCGTACGAGGGCCGGTCCTGCAAAGACAAAAGGGATTTAAGCTCCGTAACGGAGGTCTTGGCCGGAATAAGTGCAGCCGACGCATAAGGATAATGCCATGACAGGCGCTCGGCAACCGAATCGTCCGTCCCGGTATAAGCCGTCACCTGCAGCCCCCGGCTAAGTTCGTGAAGCGTCTTTCTTCTCGTTTCTTCCCCGTCCTCTCCGTCGTCCTTGACTGAATGAAGGCCTGTCTCGAGTTCCGAGGATGGCAGAACGCTTACGCTCCAGTTGGACAGATCGCCGCGCAGGGCAACCGGTGCCGCTCCTTCCTTGCCGGCGATTTTCCGCAAAATCGCCGCACCAGGGTGGCGGATCAATGCCGGTCCTATCCAATCCAGATAACTGCGCCCCCGGGCAAGCAGATGATCGGGAAGAAGCGTTTCATCTCCGCCGCCCGATGACATCCAGTTCACTGCTTTGCCCACCAGATCGCGGACGGTGCCAACAAGAATCATCTTGTCACGAGGGCGTGTCAGCCCCACATACAGCACCCGCATTTCCTCCGCCAACAGTTCCAGCCGCGAACGCCGGCCAATGGCGAGGTAGGGCAGCGTCGGATAGCTGACCCGACTCTCCCGCTCGAGAAAGCGCGGGCCGAAGCCGAGCTCCTTGTGCATTAGAAACGGAGCGTACAGATCCTGACGGTTGAAGCCTTTGGACATTCCGGCCAGAAAAACGACCGGAAACTCAAGCCCCTTGCTCTTATGAATGGTCATGATCCGGACGCCTTCCCCCTGCTCGCCGCTGCCCCCGGCCGCTCCCAAATCGCCGCCGTTCTCGCGGAGCCGGGATATGAACACCAGGAAGCGGAATAAGCCTCGGGCCGAGGTATCGTTCTCGAATTGCACCGCACGGTCGTACAGCGCTTTAAGATTGCTCTGCCGCTGGGCGCCTCCCGGCAGCCCGCCTACCCATTCCAGGTATCCGCTCTCCCCGTATATACGCCAAATCAATCCGCTCACGTCACCCTGGCGCGCCTCGTCTCTCCACCTATTGAGCTGCACAAGGAATCGGTTCAGCTTATCCCGGAGCCTGCCGGAAATCGCCGGTTTAGCGTATACGGCTTCACCAGACACTGCTATTACGGCGTTTACCGGCTCACTGGCCGCAGCCGTCTCTGCCGCGTTGTCCACGCCGCCCCGGACTTCGTATGCTCCGCCGCCTTCATTTCCGCTTATGCTTCCGGAACCGGCTGCATCCAAGCCTGTCTCAATGCCTGCAATCCTGGGCTCCTCCCCGGCGCTTCCCGCGCAGCCCGCTGTCATTCCTTCCGAGACCGCCGCAATAACCGCATCATAGAACGAGCCTTCGCTGCAAAGGCGTACCTTCGCCAGTTCTTCCTCGGTCAGTCCGACCACAGGCGAACGCAGCGTACCGGCCAGCGGTATATCCTGCTGCGGATTGTCTACGACTTTCAGCAGAGAAAGGATAACCTCGACTTCGGTCGCCTGAAAATAGCCCCTGTTCTGGTCGCCGTAGGCTGGAATGCCTTCCAGCCGAAGCTCTTCCAGCATCAGCGGGGCCCACAGGCTTGCGGACCTTAGTAATATCACGATATCGCCATATGCTACCGGGCGCATGGCCCCAAGGCCTTTGTCATAGATCTGCAGCGGTTCGCCGCCGTTCATTCCCGTCATCCGGGCGATCCGCCGGGCGATAGCCCGGGCTTCCAACTGCGCGGTCTCGCTCTCGATTAATTCGCTTTCCACCGGCCCCGCTTCGCCGTCTTCGGCTCTTTCTTCCGGTGTTCCTTTGGAGCTTCCCCGGTCGATCAGCAGCAGCTCGGGAGCAAAATACATATCCGGCCCCTTGTCCGCCGATCCGGGGAAATTTGCGCCGTATACGAGCTCCGCCCGCTCGTCATAGGTGATTTCAGCCACCGTCTCGTTCATGATTTGGCGGAATACCATATTAACGGCGCTCACGACCTCCATCCGGCTGCGGAAATTGCGCGCCAAATCGATGACGATTCCTTGTGACCTTCCGGTTTCAGTCGCGTTTATCTCAATGCCGCCGGATTCGTTCGTTTCAGGGCCGTTCTGGCTGCGT includes these proteins:
- a CDS encoding UvrD-helicase domain-containing protein, whose translation is MPAKPEGSIWSDDQWRAIAESGDDILVAAAAGSGKTAVLVERIIRKISDESSGFSVDRLLVATFTKAAASEMRQRIREALDRELENDTDNAYLRRQLALLGKASITTLHSFCLEVIRRYYQLIPLDPGFRILNEHEAEIMRQEILEELFEEKYEEAGEDGVFVQLVDWFSGERTDDAVHALVQRLHDFARSHPWPKEWLRETAAGFSLPDTETLSHTSWVRSILDEARLAMAAAASQLERGRQIALQPGGPAPYVDNLAADLDMVEGLLRAVEEKPWSELYDLFRGVSFGKLKPCKKDATDPALQEAVKGLRDEVKSLVGELQNSLFGRPADAFLRELHEAAPLMKELAETVIQFGERYLAEKAGKGLVDFSDLEHYCLDILRHPDSTIGNSMPSDAALEYRAQFDEVLLDEYQDTNSVQEEIVRLISREEPGNRFMVGDMKQSIYRFRLAEPGLFLDKYRSYARSRSADGRSQNGPETNESGGIEINATETGRSQGIVIDLARNFRSRMEVVSAVNMVFRQIMNETVAEITYDERAELVYGANFPGSADKGPDMYFAPELLLIDRGSSKGTPEERAEDGEAGPVESELIESETAQLEARAIARRIARMTGMNGGEPLQIYDKGLGAMRPVAYGDIVILLRSASLWAPLMLEELRLEGIPAYGDQNRGYFQATEVEVILSLLKVVDNPQQDIPLAGTLRSPVVGLTEEELAKVRLCSEGSFYDAVIAAVSEGMTAGCAGSAGEEPRIAGIETGLDAAGSGSISGNEGGGAYEVRGGVDNAAETAAASEPVNAVIAVSGEAVYAKPAISGRLRDKLNRFLVQLNRWRDEARQGDVSGLIWRIYGESGYLEWVGGLPGGAQRQSNLKALYDRAVQFENDTSARGLFRFLVFISRLRENGGDLGAAGGSGEQGEGVRIMTIHKSKGLEFPVVFLAGMSKGFNRQDLYAPFLMHKELGFGPRFLERESRVSYPTLPYLAIGRRSRLELLAEEMRVLYVGLTRPRDKMILVGTVRDLVGKAVNWMSSGGGDETLLPDHLLARGRSYLDWIGPALIRHPGAAILRKIAGKEGAAPVALRGDLSNWSVSVLPSSELETGLHSVKDDGEDGEETRRKTLHELSRGLQVTAYTGTDDSVAERLSWHYPYASAALIPAKTSVTELKSLLSLQDRPSYDLLEEGLPLAKERIATAADSLHLRRPRFMEQRSITPAERGTVYHTVMQHIPLEGDVGLVEVKGTLDRLQQLGILTEEQVAAVEPEKAAAFYEHPLGRRLLASPWKRREMPFSYLVPASEAYRGLEVLDRASAELLGQSGGASSSVLIQGVIDCLFREEGRLILLDYKSDAVLEHRGGLKALKERYSYQLSLYSQALRDILGEEIAEAWLYFFDGGHAVRA